The Desulfatibacillum aliphaticivorans DSM 15576 genome includes a window with the following:
- a CDS encoding cohesin domain-containing protein, which yields MKMKKLLIHLYWCYFVFIAAAYSADIVIDTVHGANGDQVVFTMSVQNAPTDVNAAIMDVSYDTSSLSFVSCQRGDLATNGYPMFLVNEYEPGTVRIGAVDPYESGISKGDSGIFLTLTFDVTGEEDSRVRFIGLKDDLNTWNAGSGHFIYTGASQEETEGLSEQTQVDAEESISVDNIDESGTAFGSSVSNIKAETDPRVPELNGRTDKIPPESEGAVEIEAEKERIDDYTKISRSLDSQEAKAKSGQNQAVQGSSSLDGAKRGKKAAVPAPTVTLSGKNAHPTGSATSGVPESERGIQDFQKTSSNPSRYMNFAVLILQILQLGVLSAILGVQLIILKKMK from the coding sequence ATGAAAATGAAAAAGTTACTTATACACCTATACTGGTGCTATTTTGTCTTCATAGCGGCAGCGTACAGTGCGGACATTGTTATTGATACCGTACACGGCGCTAACGGGGATCAAGTAGTTTTCACTATGTCCGTTCAAAATGCTCCAACAGATGTTAACGCCGCCATTATGGATGTCAGCTACGATACTTCTTCTTTATCCTTTGTGAGTTGCCAACGGGGGGACCTGGCGACCAATGGATATCCCATGTTTTTAGTCAATGAGTACGAACCGGGCACTGTGCGAATAGGGGCTGTAGACCCTTATGAAAGCGGTATCTCGAAAGGGGACTCCGGCATTTTTCTGACTCTAACTTTTGATGTTACAGGGGAAGAAGACAGCAGAGTTCGCTTTATCGGGCTAAAAGACGATTTGAACACATGGAATGCAGGCTCAGGGCATTTTATTTATACTGGAGCCTCCCAAGAAGAAACAGAAGGGCTTTCTGAGCAAACACAGGTGGATGCAGAAGAAAGTATTAGTGTGGATAATATTGATGAAAGCGGCACCGCATTCGGTTCCTCAGTCTCAAACATAAAAGCTGAGACGGATCCAAGGGTGCCCGAACTGAACGGTAGGACGGACAAAATCCCCCCTGAATCAGAGGGGGCAGTAGAAATCGAAGCTGAAAAAGAACGAATTGACGACTACACCAAAATTTCCCGGTCTTTGGACTCTCAGGAGGCGAAGGCTAAATCAGGCCAAAATCAAGCCGTGCAAGGCTCCTCTTCTCTGGATGGAGCTAAACGCGGTAAAAAGGCCGCCGTCCCGGCGCCTACTGTCACACTATCAGGCAAAAATGCACATCCTACCGGCTCTGCCACGTCCGGAGTACCTGAATCCGAGCGCGGAATTCAGGATTTTCAAAAGACATCTTCAAATCCATCCCGCTATATGAATTTTGCAGTGCTAATTCTACAGATTCTGCAACTGGGAGTTTTGTCGGCCATCCTGGGCGTTCAACTAATAATATTGAAAAAAATGAAATGA